From Saccharothrix espanaensis DSM 44229, the proteins below share one genomic window:
- a CDS encoding DNA cytosine methyltransferase, with product MELFAGGGGLAMGVHRSGFRPLLLNEFVRYACDTLEANGAVPRGEEEWIPEPGDLRIPLVRGDVCDLKMGYLEGAVDLLAGGPPCQPFSLGGIAKGDEDKRNMFPEMFRAIREIKPKAFICENVRGLLRPSFRPYFDYITRELMFPFEERDPEASWLQHDAILKAKEERGDPRSAERYQVFAFPVNAADYGVPQIRNRVIIVGFRGDLDIDVNLLKQATKPTHSEKALHRSMVSGEYWDRHNGVKLRPRVPKHVERRVMDGLASPLPFEADRGELKPWRTLRDALAGDQDTVPLREVPWDWLDRVQHEGMLKEHIGWPDARIYPGHTPNVLDRPAKTVKAGVHGVPGGESVMLTDTREGTGRSSTYRHRYMTVRETARVMTFPDDWELCGPRGEQMRQLGNAVPVLLAKVFAKAVAAVLDDVENRS from the coding sequence GTGGAGCTGTTCGCGGGCGGCGGGGGCTTGGCGATGGGGGTCCACCGCTCGGGTTTCCGGCCGTTGCTGCTCAACGAGTTCGTCAGGTACGCCTGTGACACCCTGGAGGCCAACGGCGCCGTCCCCAGGGGTGAGGAGGAGTGGATCCCCGAGCCGGGTGATCTGCGGATCCCGTTGGTGCGCGGGGATGTGTGCGATCTCAAGATGGGTTACCTGGAGGGCGCGGTCGATCTTCTGGCGGGTGGGCCGCCGTGTCAGCCGTTCAGTCTGGGTGGTATCGCGAAGGGCGACGAGGACAAGCGGAACATGTTCCCGGAGATGTTCCGCGCCATCCGGGAGATCAAGCCGAAAGCGTTCATCTGCGAGAACGTCCGCGGCCTCCTCCGCCCTTCCTTCCGGCCGTATTTCGACTACATCACCCGGGAGCTCATGTTCCCGTTCGAGGAACGTGATCCCGAAGCCAGCTGGCTCCAGCACGACGCCATCCTCAAGGCCAAGGAAGAACGCGGCGACCCCCGTTCCGCCGAGCGGTACCAGGTCTTCGCGTTTCCGGTGAACGCCGCCGACTACGGCGTTCCGCAGATCCGGAACCGCGTCATCATCGTCGGGTTCAGGGGTGACCTCGACATCGACGTGAATCTGTTGAAACAGGCTACCAAGCCCACCCATTCCGAGAAGGCGCTCCACCGCTCGATGGTGTCCGGGGAGTACTGGGACCGCCACAACGGAGTCAAGCTGCGCCCCAGAGTGCCAAAGCACGTCGAACGACGTGTCATGGACGGGCTGGCGAGCCCGCTGCCGTTCGAGGCGGACCGCGGAGAGCTGAAGCCCTGGCGCACACTGCGCGACGCCCTGGCGGGCGACCAGGACACCGTGCCACTCCGGGAAGTCCCCTGGGACTGGCTGGACCGGGTGCAGCACGAGGGAATGCTCAAGGAGCACATCGGCTGGCCGGACGCGCGGATCTACCCCGGACACACCCCGAACGTTCTCGACCGTCCGGCCAAGACCGTCAAAGCGGGTGTCCACGGTGTGCCGGGCGGCGAGTCGGTGATGCTGACGGATACCCGTGAAGGAACCGGACGGTCCAGTACCTACCGGCACCGGTACATGACGGTTCGCGAGACGGCGCGGGTGATGACCTTCCCCGACGACTGGGAGCTGTGCGGTCCTCGCGGCGAGCAGATGCGACAGCTGGGCAACGCCGTTCCCGTTCTTCTGGCGAAAGTGTTCGCGAAGGCCGTGGCGGCGGTACTCGACGACGTCGAGAACCGGTCGTGA
- a CDS encoding very short patch repair endonuclease, protein MRGNRGRDTTPELQLRAELHARGLRYRVSVRPLPELRRTADIVFVKERLAIFVDGCFWHGCEEHHRPAKKNSEFWSTKIVDNKRRDNETNQALAERGWAVIRCWEHEDPEAVADRIATALGRPVKSGRK, encoded by the coding sequence ATGAGGGGCAATCGGGGACGGGACACCACTCCAGAACTCCAGCTACGCGCTGAACTCCACGCGCGCGGCCTGCGCTACCGAGTGTCGGTGCGGCCGCTGCCGGAGCTGCGGCGGACGGCGGACATCGTGTTCGTCAAAGAACGGTTGGCGATCTTCGTGGACGGGTGTTTCTGGCATGGCTGCGAGGAGCACCACCGCCCGGCGAAGAAGAACTCCGAGTTCTGGAGTACGAAGATCGTCGACAACAAAAGGCGTGACAACGAGACCAACCAGGCGCTAGCGGAGCGGGGATGGGCGGTGATCCGGTGCTGGGAGCACGAGGACCCGGAAGCCGTCGCCGACCGGATCGCGACCGC
- a CDS encoding Z1 domain-containing protein — protein MITSLIQAYTSALRAMEDGAPRGLVRRAQVEAEDLDPDLDVSEPRLREHLSAGGPDDKLRLDLHLNLAKWDNAPIKGNPWTAETQPNTEERRATVIECLKLDAETAAEIARNFPLAKGDGTTVIAGPWDPWYTDEVKRARDFYWGHYVDYLRARRGWHADAIANLDTATTRVVERLIDPSRAKAGQTKGLVVGYVQSGKTANFTGVIAKAIDAGYRLVIVMTGTTNLLREQTQRRVDMELVGRENILRGTEENDPEAAQFIDYLDDEDWIGDHFVRHGAWPSEIGRPDIHRMTNRRFDYRRLQQGRSALEFERRDRTKPLWHADNLFTSDARLIIVKKNTAVLNNLVKDLKNTADRLENIPALIIDDESDQASVNTTDPKKWNEDRRERTAINKHLANLLGLLPRAQYIGYTATPFANVFVDPTDAEDIFPKDYLISLERPLGYMGAEDFHDLDLDPDVERDFRNSKEMAHLRLLDKSVNEDDDAELLAALDSFVLTAAIKLYREDAGGGPFKHHTMLVHETMRKAGQRSRADTIQDLWKGAGYLSGSAHGRLLALFDNDFAPVSAALGLGHPMPADFAGLTSFLGRAVRKIAPNGNPVLVVNSDRDIEQEDLDFDKRSVWRVLVGGNKLARGFTVEGLTTTYYSRKVGHAEALMQMGRWFGFRKGYRDLVRLFITPDVRDAFEAACRDEEHFRDELRQYATMVDGRPVFTPYDIPPLVVRHGLRPTAANKMYNAKLVERRSRTKEPSSGYPLLTDQEALDRNIDACVPLLKAACEKTTLRGGNRAFDALLGEVSHQDMVSVLSQLEWARSETFAADLAWIASLPEDVIDRWHVMLPQQKNGKTVDIRGVGNFTVHGRTTGRDESIRGNSESAHREAIATIEGRTSKSGCVILYPVMKKDELDAGLATDGRPTRLVMALMLQLPDGAVPADRRPLVYQVVVPEKPLYAIVDM, from the coding sequence ATGATCACTTCGCTCATCCAGGCGTACACCAGCGCGTTGCGCGCGATGGAGGACGGCGCCCCGCGAGGTCTCGTACGACGCGCCCAGGTTGAAGCGGAGGACCTCGACCCCGACCTGGATGTCTCGGAGCCCCGTCTGCGTGAGCACCTCTCGGCTGGTGGCCCCGACGACAAGTTGCGCCTCGACCTCCACCTGAACCTCGCCAAGTGGGACAACGCCCCGATCAAGGGCAACCCGTGGACGGCCGAGACCCAGCCGAACACCGAGGAACGCCGGGCGACGGTGATCGAGTGCCTCAAGCTCGACGCCGAAACCGCGGCCGAGATCGCCAGGAACTTCCCGCTCGCGAAAGGCGACGGGACGACGGTGATCGCAGGCCCCTGGGATCCCTGGTACACCGATGAGGTCAAGCGAGCCCGCGACTTCTACTGGGGCCACTACGTCGACTACCTGCGCGCGCGGCGCGGTTGGCACGCCGACGCGATCGCCAACCTCGATACGGCCACAACGCGTGTGGTGGAGCGGCTGATCGACCCTTCGCGAGCCAAGGCGGGTCAGACCAAGGGCCTGGTCGTCGGGTACGTGCAGAGCGGTAAGACCGCCAACTTCACCGGTGTCATCGCGAAGGCGATCGACGCCGGCTACCGCCTCGTCATCGTGATGACCGGTACGACCAACCTCCTGCGAGAACAGACCCAGCGCCGGGTGGACATGGAGCTGGTCGGCCGCGAGAACATCCTGCGCGGTACCGAGGAGAACGACCCTGAAGCGGCCCAGTTCATCGACTACCTGGACGACGAGGACTGGATCGGTGACCACTTCGTCCGACACGGCGCCTGGCCATCGGAAATCGGCAGGCCGGACATCCACCGCATGACGAACCGCCGGTTCGACTACCGCCGGCTCCAGCAGGGGCGGTCGGCTCTCGAGTTCGAACGCCGGGATCGCACCAAACCGCTGTGGCACGCCGACAACCTCTTCACCAGCGATGCCCGCTTGATCATCGTGAAGAAGAACACCGCGGTGCTCAACAACCTCGTCAAGGACTTGAAGAACACCGCGGACCGGTTGGAGAACATCCCCGCGCTGATCATCGACGACGAGTCCGACCAGGCGTCGGTCAACACGACGGACCCGAAGAAGTGGAACGAGGACCGGAGGGAGCGGACCGCGATCAACAAGCACCTCGCCAACCTGCTCGGCCTGCTTCCTCGCGCCCAGTACATCGGTTACACGGCCACCCCGTTCGCGAACGTCTTCGTCGACCCCACCGACGCCGAGGACATCTTTCCCAAGGACTACCTCATCTCCTTGGAACGGCCGCTCGGCTACATGGGTGCGGAGGACTTCCACGACCTCGACCTCGACCCGGACGTCGAGCGGGACTTCCGCAACTCGAAGGAGATGGCGCACCTCCGGCTGCTCGACAAGAGTGTGAACGAGGACGACGACGCCGAGCTCCTTGCCGCTCTCGACTCGTTCGTCCTCACCGCCGCGATCAAGCTGTACCGGGAGGATGCGGGTGGCGGACCGTTCAAACACCACACGATGCTGGTGCACGAGACCATGCGGAAGGCCGGGCAGCGCTCACGCGCCGACACCATCCAAGACCTGTGGAAGGGGGCCGGCTACCTGAGCGGAAGTGCCCATGGCAGGCTGTTGGCCCTCTTCGACAACGACTTCGCACCGGTATCGGCGGCGCTCGGTCTGGGGCACCCGATGCCGGCCGACTTCGCAGGCCTCACGAGCTTCCTCGGTAGGGCCGTCCGCAAGATCGCGCCCAACGGAAATCCCGTCCTGGTGGTGAACAGCGACCGGGACATCGAGCAGGAGGACCTGGACTTCGACAAGAGGTCGGTGTGGCGGGTGCTCGTCGGTGGCAACAAGCTGGCCCGGGGGTTCACCGTCGAAGGGCTCACCACCACCTACTACTCCCGGAAGGTCGGACATGCTGAGGCCCTCATGCAGATGGGGCGGTGGTTCGGCTTCCGCAAGGGGTACCGGGACCTGGTCCGGTTGTTCATCACCCCCGACGTCCGAGATGCGTTCGAGGCCGCTTGTCGGGACGAGGAGCACTTCCGGGACGAACTGCGCCAGTACGCGACGATGGTCGACGGTCGCCCCGTGTTCACCCCGTACGACATCCCTCCGTTGGTTGTCCGGCACGGACTCCGGCCGACAGCGGCCAACAAGATGTACAACGCCAAACTGGTGGAGCGGCGCAGTCGCACGAAGGAACCCAGCTCGGGCTACCCGCTGCTCACCGATCAGGAAGCTCTCGACCGCAACATCGACGCCTGCGTCCCGCTGCTGAAAGCCGCGTGCGAGAAGACCACCCTCAGGGGCGGGAACCGGGCGTTCGACGCGCTTCTCGGTGAGGTGTCCCACCAGGACATGGTGTCGGTCCTGAGTCAGCTGGAGTGGGCCAGGTCCGAGACGTTCGCCGCGGACCTGGCGTGGATCGCGAGTCTCCCGGAGGACGTCATCGACCGGTGGCACGTCATGCTCCCGCAGCAGAAGAACGGGAAGACCGTAGACATCCGCGGCGTCGGGAACTTCACCGTGCACGGTCGGACCACCGGTCGGGACGAGAGCATCCGAGGCAACTCGGAAAGCGCGCACCGCGAGGCGATCGCCACCATCGAGGGCCGGACGTCGAAGTCGGGTTGCGTGATCCTCTACCCGGTGATGAAGAAGGACGAACTGGATGCCGGGCTAGCGACCGACGGTCGGCCCACCAGATTGGTGATGGCGCTCATGCTTCAGTTGCCGGACGGCGCGGTCCCGGCTGATCGTCGACCGCTGGTGTACCAAGTGGTGGTTCCGGAGAAGCCTTTGTACGCGATCGTCGACATGTGA